Proteins from one Gemmatimonadaceae bacterium genomic window:
- the ispE gene encoding 4-(cytidine 5'-diphospho)-2-C-methyl-D-erythritol kinase — MTASARVLAQAKINLLLHVIAREASGYHSIETLFLRLDWGDDVRVRVASGRSLECAGSVIPPSGLGPVEKNLAYRAAVAYADATGWPNGFAIEIDKRIPVGGGLGGGSADAGAVLRALDALSPRPLGPQLVEVASSIGADVPFLSIESAMALAWGRGERLFPVHPLESRPIVLLIPEVAVATAEAYGWLSADRGRYEPEARVLTPESIATWEAIAAVASNDFERVVAARHPVISELVDELAAFDAVVSMMSGSGSTVFGIFGEAPDAAAIARSTGRTPIVTRTANRVVRVQRDE; from the coding sequence ATGACCGCGAGCGCGCGCGTGCTCGCGCAAGCCAAGATCAACCTGCTGCTTCACGTCATCGCGCGCGAAGCGAGCGGCTATCACTCGATCGAAACCCTGTTTCTTCGCCTCGACTGGGGCGACGACGTGCGCGTCCGCGTCGCGAGCGGCCGCTCGCTCGAGTGCGCCGGATCGGTGATCCCGCCCTCGGGTCTCGGGCCCGTCGAGAAGAACCTCGCGTATCGCGCGGCGGTGGCGTACGCCGACGCGACCGGCTGGCCGAACGGCTTCGCCATCGAGATCGACAAGCGGATTCCGGTCGGCGGAGGGCTGGGCGGCGGAAGCGCGGACGCCGGCGCCGTGCTTCGTGCGCTCGACGCACTATCGCCGCGCCCGCTCGGCCCGCAACTCGTCGAAGTCGCGTCGTCGATCGGCGCCGACGTCCCATTCCTGTCGATCGAGAGCGCGATGGCGCTCGCGTGGGGTCGCGGCGAACGGCTATTCCCCGTGCATCCGCTCGAATCGCGTCCGATCGTGCTCCTGATTCCGGAGGTGGCGGTCGCCACGGCGGAGGCCTACGGCTGGCTCTCGGCGGATCGCGGGCGCTACGAACCGGAGGCGCGCGTTCTGACGCCGGAGTCGATCGCGACGTGGGAAGCGATCGCGGCCGTAGCGTCGAACGACTTCGAGCGCGTTGTCGCGGCGCGGCATCCGGTGATCTCCGAGCTGGTCGACGAGCTGGCGGCGTTCGACGCCGTCGTCTCGATGATGAGCGGCTCTGGTTCGACGGTGTTCGGCATCTTCGGCGAAGCCCCGGATGCCGCTGCCATCGCGCGAAGCACGGGGCGCACGCCAATCGTCACGCGAACGGCGAATCGAGTTGTAAGAGTGCAGCGGGACGAATAG